A genome region from Populus alba chromosome 5, ASM523922v2, whole genome shotgun sequence includes the following:
- the LOC118039459 gene encoding uncharacterized protein has product MLTPHSLQLSTLHSSSFTHNVSLIYNPTPSLPWHPMKYSPTQVSCVSTRPKKRPVPTDEKSEAQELVRVLVRSFSDKQPLVKTLNKYVKVMRTEHCFMMFEELGKTDKWLQCLEVFRWMQKQRWYVADNGCYSKLISVMGKKGQTRMAMWLFSEMRNSGCRPDTSVYNALITAHLHSKDKAKALTKALAYFEKMKGIERCQPNVVTYNILLRAFAQARNVNQVNALFKDLEESIVSPDIYTYNGVLDAYGKNGMIREMESVLSRMKIDQCKPDIITFNLLIDSYGKKQDFEKMEQVFKSLLRSKEKPTLPTFNSMIVNYGKARLKDKAESVFKKMADMRYTPSFITFESLIMMYGICDCVSKARDIFDDMVESGKEVKVSTLNAVLNVYCMNGLHMEAHILLENARSIGVPPNSSTYKLLYRAYTKAKMKELVQKLLEHMDKDGIIPNKRFFVDALGASKSSGASSDSTIPLKVSNSPQNVAKTLK; this is encoded by the exons atgctTACACCACACTCTCTGCAACTCTCGACGctccattcttcttcttttacccaTAACGTTTCTCTAATTTACAATCCCACCCCTTCTCTTCCATGGCATCCAATGAAATATTCTCCAACACAGGTATCCTGTGTTTCCACCCGACCCAAAAAGAGGCCGGTTCCAACCGACGAGAAATCGGAGGCACAAGAGCTAGTTCGGGTCCTTGTGAGGAGTTTCAGTGACAAACAACCTTTGGTCAAGACACTGAATAAGTATGTTAAAGTCATGAGGACTGAGCACTGCTTTATGATGTTTGAAGAGCTTGGCAAGACTGACAAGTGGCTTCAATGCCTTGAg GTGTTCAGATGGATGCAAAAACAACGGTGGTATGTGGCGGATAATGGTTGTTATTCGAAGTTGATATCAGTTATGGGAAAGAAAGGTCAAACCCGGATGGCAATGTGGCTCTTTTCTGAGATGCGTAACAGTGGATGCAGGCCAGATACTTCAGTCTACAATGCACTCATCACAGCCCACCTTCACTCCAAAGATAAAGCTAAGGCTTTGACTAAAGCTCTTGCATACTTTGAGAAGATGAAAGGTATTGAACGGTGCCAACCCAATGTTGTGACATATAATATTCTTTTGAGAGCGTTTGCCCAAGCTCGAAATGTAAATCAAGTCAATGCGTTATTTAAAGATCTTGAGGAGAGCATTGTTTCACCTGATATCTATACATATAATGGTGTGTTGGATGCATACGGGAAGAATGGGATGATCAGAGAAATGGAATCTGTACTTTCTCGCATGAAAATTGATCAATGTAAGCCTGatattattacttttaatttgCTGATTGATTCATACGGGAAGAAGCAAGATTTTGAGAAGATGGAACAAGTGTTTAAGAGTTTGCTAAGGTCCAAGGAGAAACCAACTTTGCCTACATTCAATTCTATGATAGTAAATTATGGGAAGGCACGGCTGAAAGATAAAGCAGAGAGCGTTTTCAAGAAGATGGCTGATATGAGATACACACCAAGCTTCATCACATTCGAAAGTCTCATCATGATGTATGGAATTTGTGACTGTGTTTCTAAGGCCAGAGATATATTTGATGATATGGTTGAATCAGGAAAGGAGGTCAAAGTTTCAACTTTAAATGCCGTGCTTAATGTTTATTGTATGAATGGTTTGCATATGGAAGCGCATATACTACTTGAAAATGCACGTAGTATTGGGGTGCCTCCAAATTCATCCACATATAAACTTCTTTACAGGGCCTACACCAAAGCTAAAATGAAGGAGCTTGTGCAGAAGTTGCTAGAGCATATGGACAAAGATGGTATCATCCCTAATAAGAGGTTCTTTGTGGATGCTTTGGGAGCTTCCAAATCTTCAGGGGCAAGTTCGGATTCTACCATTCCTCTCAAAGTTTCAAACAGTCCACAGAACGTTGCCAAGACTTTGAAATAA
- the LOC118039473 gene encoding uncharacterized protein encodes MARRKVEKTVKESAPSNQENRPQIEEPKHFPLIDQEVERQIVAIRSMRDVGIEHLLTELRLLRSYFSKEQLNTPALQFFKENLPNLSIERNEENGEFLVKWNDNVDDLSDGANINASLLRRLSLAYPSCSANLSVGRFGLSSDAVKTSIFGAADNLQMTDIVLEGQSDSQMLGMHDGLRTPGVTGQRLSIGMTPKTQRLPKRGEILLSVRGSPLGVFKEDNMEAINESGED; translated from the exons ATGGCTAGACGGAAAGTTGAAAAGACGGTTAAAGAATCTGCACCTAGTAACCAAGAGAACCGGCCCCAAATTGAAGAACCCAAACATTTTCCATTAATCGACCAAGAAG TGGAACGTCAAATTGTGGCAATTAGGTCAATGCGTGATGTGGGAATCGAGCATTTGCTAACAGAATTGCGATTGCTGCGCTCTTATTTTAGTAAGGAACAGCTGAATACACCTGCTTTGcagttttttaaagaaaacctGCCCAACTTGTCTATTGAAAGAAATGAGGAAAATGGAGAGTTTCTTGTGAAGTGGAATGACAATGTTGATGATTTATCAGATGGGGCAAACATAAATGCTTCTCTCTTACGCCGTTTGTCCTTGGCTTACCCTAGTTGTTCTGCTAACTTATCTGTTGGTCGTTTCGGATTATCAAGCGATGCAG TGAAAACAAGCATCTTTGGCGCTGCCGATAATTTGCAGATGACAGATATT GTTTTGGAGGGTCAATCTGATTCTCAGATGCTTGGGATGCATGATGGTCTCCGAACCCCTGGG GTTACCGGTCAGAGGCTGTCCATTGGGATGACACCAAAAACTCAAAGGCTGCCTAAACGTGGTGAAATACTTCTCTCTGTCCGGGGTTCACCCCTTGGTGTCTTCAAGGAAGATAACATGGAAGCCATAAATG AATCAGGTGAAGATTGA
- the LOC118039452 gene encoding large ribosomal subunit protein uL24z: MKYNPRVSSSRRKSRKAHFSAPSSLRRILMSSPLSTDLRQKYNVRSMPVRKDDEVQVVRGTYKGREGKVVQVYRRKWVIHIERITREKVNGSTVNVGINPSKVVITKLRLDKDRKSLLDRKAKGRAVGDKEKGTKFTAEDIMQSVD, from the coding sequence ATGAAGTATAACCCCAGGGTCTCCTCCTCCAGACGCAAGAGCCGGAAGGCCCACTTCTCGGCGCCCTCCTCCTTGCGCAGGATCCTAATGAGCTCTCCTCTCTCCACTGACCTCCGCCAGAAGTACAACGTCCGATCCATGCCTGTCCGTAAGGACGATGAAGTCCAGGTTGTTCGTGGGACCTACAAAGGACGCGAGGGGAAGGTGGTTCAGGTTTATCGTCGAAAGTGGGTCATCCACATCGAGAGGATTACACGTGAGAAGGTGAATGGGTCAACCGTTAATGTCGGTATCAACCCGTCCAAGGTTGTTATCACGAAGTTGAGGCTTGATAAGGATAGGAAGTCTCTATTGGATCGCAAGGCAAAGGGACGTGCTGTTGGAGACAAAGAGAAGGGCACTAAGTTCACTGCCGAGGACATCATGCAGAGTGTGGACTGA